The genomic window GTCCCATATTCTTTTGGGCACCTGCATAAATAAGATCAAAATCGGTGACGTTAATTTTTCTGGAAAAAATATCTGATGACATATCGCATATCAACGGCGCACCGGCAGTAGAGAAATCAAATATTTCCGTCCCCTCAATTGTATTATTTGAAGTACAATGCAGGTACGCAGCTTGTTTATCGTTATTAAACTCAACTGGGATATAAGCATAATCTTTATCTTTAGAAGAAGCCACTAGCTCCACTTCGCCAAACAATTTGGCCTCTTTAATGGCTTTTTGTGCAAAATACCCGGTATCAAGATAAGCGGCTTTTTTTCCTTCACTCAAAAAATTCATCGGAACCATGGCAAATTGTGTACTGGCCCCACCCTGCAAAAAAAGTACTGAATAGTGATCGGGAACAGACAATAACTCGCGAACCAAAAGCTGGGTTTTAAGTACCACATCTTCAAATTCTGGCGATCGATGAGAAACCTCTAAAATAGATAACCCCATCCCTCCCCAATTGATTACGGCCTGAGCAGCTTGTTCCATTACAGATGACGGCAATATGCATGGGCCAGCACCGAAATTGTGTTTTTTATGCATGAGAAAAATAATATTCGGTTAAATTAATTATAGCGTAAAGATCAGTAGTTAAGCAAATTATACCGCAACAACTTATTTTTTTGGTAAAAATTATTTTTTATCAAACCCTAAACATCCTAAAAATTTGGTTTAGCATATCAGGAAAATAAGCTGACAGAATATAATTTTTATTTCCACTCCATAATTTTCACCATTATTGTAATATATA from Flavobacterium sp. W4I14 includes these protein-coding regions:
- a CDS encoding phosphoserine aminotransferase (product_source=KO:K00831; cath_funfam=3.40.640.10,3.90.1150.10; cog=COG1932; ko=KO:K00831; pfam=PF00266; superfamily=53383; tigrfam=TIGR01364), translated to MHKKHNFGAGPCILPSSVMEQAAQAVINWGGMGLSILEVSHRSPEFEDVVLKTQLLVRELLSVPDHYSVLFLQGGASTQFAMVPMNFLSEGKKAAYLDTGYFAQKAIKEAKLFGEVELVASSKDKDYAYIPVEFNNDKQAAYLHCTSNNTIEGTEIFDFSTAGAPLICDMSSDIFSRKINVTDFDLIYAGAQKNMGPAGMTLVIAKNEFLDQAKKEIPSMLDYRVFRDNMSMYNTPPVFSIYVAMLNLLWLKDQGGVSGIEQRNIEKAKLLYAEIDRNPLFYGTADVDHRSRMNVTFLAINKEVETEFLKFAVDQGIVGIKGYRTVGGFRASLYNALPLSSVEALVNAMASFEKIYSDRTVLELE